A genome region from Akkermansiaceae bacterium includes the following:
- a CDS encoding YggS family pyridoxal phosphate-dependent enzyme, with translation MSAIPGQLAEIRERISSACRDAGRDPGSARLVAVSKTFPVEDIRVAAEAGQCAFGESRLQEAEAKIPSFPADLEWHFIGRVQRNKVRKILPLFQYIHAVDSLRLATYIDGVAADLGLRPKVFLQVDQAGEESKGGFAAGALRADFPAIMALRNIDVVGLMSIPPAAGRAEDSRHWFRGLRELRDGLESSFSAKLPFLSMGMSGDFPVAVEEGATHVRVGSAIFGKREHKVEGELG, from the coding sequence ATGTCTGCAATCCCGGGACAGCTTGCCGAGATCAGGGAAAGGATCTCCTCCGCTTGCCGGGACGCGGGGCGTGATCCGGGCTCCGCCCGGCTTGTCGCGGTTTCAAAGACCTTTCCTGTGGAGGATATCCGCGTTGCCGCAGAAGCGGGGCAATGCGCTTTCGGCGAGAGCAGGCTGCAGGAGGCGGAGGCCAAGATCCCCTCGTTCCCTGCGGATCTTGAATGGCATTTCATCGGCAGGGTGCAGCGTAACAAGGTGCGCAAGATCCTGCCCCTTTTCCAATATATACATGCGGTGGATTCCCTGAGGCTGGCCACGTACATCGATGGCGTGGCGGCGGATCTCGGGCTGCGTCCCAAGGTTTTCCTTCAGGTCGATCAGGCGGGGGAGGAATCCAAGGGCGGCTTCGCAGCCGGGGCGCTTCGCGCGGATTTCCCGGCGATCATGGCACTGCGCAACATCGATGTCGTGGGCTTGATGTCCATCCCGCCCGCTGCTGGCCGTGCGGAGGATTCAAGGCACTGGTTCCGCGGGCTGCGCGAGTTGAGGGACGGGCTAGAATCCTCGTTTTCCGCAAAGCTGCCTTTCCTGAGCATGGGCATGAGCGGTGATTTCCCGGTGGCGGTGGAGGAGGGGGCCACGCATGTACGGGTCGGCTCCGCGATTTTCGGAAAGAGGGAGCACAAGGTGGAGGGGGAGCTTGGATGA
- a CDS encoding DUF971 domain-containing protein: MTMKNLRNACVIGEELALAFSDGSEMYLSLAMMRRACPCAQCQGEPDAMGRVRRPVVEHGAGAFSLKRFELVGGYGLQLFWADGHGTGIYSIAYLDKLAAMD; this comes from the coding sequence ATGACCATGAAAAACCTGCGGAATGCATGTGTGATCGGCGAGGAGCTAGCGCTCGCTTTCAGCGATGGGAGCGAGATGTACCTGTCCCTTGCGATGATGAGGAGAGCCTGCCCTTGCGCCCAGTGCCAGGGAGAGCCGGATGCCATGGGACGGGTGAGGCGGCCCGTTGTCGAGCATGGCGCTGGGGCTTTCTCGCTGAAGCGCTTTGAGCTTGTCGGCGGCTATGGCCTGCAGCTTTTCTGGGCCGACGGCCACGGCACCGGCATCTATAGCATCGCGTATCTCGATAAGCTGGCTGCGATGGACTGA